The DNA window GGTATATAAATTCTTACCATCTCATGAGTAATAGAATCAATTTCTTTCTCGTAAGTATTAGGGAAATTAAGATCACTAGCATCATGAGTAGTTTCATCATTGTCAtgctaaaaacaaaaaaaagaattagtttaaaacagtttatataaatGAATACAAATGAATACAACAGtttataaaagtattaaatataaaatttacctTCTCATTGCTCATATCAGCTAAACCATCACGAGAGTTCTTCTCGATTTGTACATCATCTTGAATATCAGCTTCCTTATTAAATTCAGTAACTTCAACATGCTCTTTTGTatcatttttctttaaaaaataaataaataaataaatgaaaaaaaaaaatcagtaaaaaaatcaatattcataaaaaaataaaatgaaaatataactaaaagtataaaatatacCTTTTTCAACACAAATATCGTATCATCATCAGATTCAGTCTTCTCATCATCCTCCGTttgaaactttaaattttcaattaaatcaaCTCTTTTCTCAAGCGATGAAATATCTTTCTTTAAAACTTCAAATTTACTGTCCACATACGCCTTCAAATCGCGAACAATATCAGCTTTAAAGTCCTTAAAAAACTTTGAACATAATGACTGCACAAGATTATGAATAGGAACACCACCACCTCCATCGACATTCTCCTCACCAATAACATTTTTGGCAGCAACTGAGTCGTTAAAAcctaattcattctcatcaGGTTGAGGACCTAACCCACCAAAATCTAAACCCGATACTTCATCTTCAGTAGCTTCTATGTTCTTCATTGAAACCTAAAATAACAAACaaccaattataaaaaatagaagtttaaaTCAGATAAATACAAAATGAAACAGTTTACAACCCTTTGCAACTGTTATTGCAACTACTAATTAAAAGCTTTATAAAGTATACAAAGAccacatatatttaaaataaaatgaatatgatATCAGAATAATTACCTTCATCATGCTATCTTTGAAAAGTTTGTAGTCCACATCCTTTAAGTCCGATACGTCATTTGGTTTCCAACGTAGCATACGAGGAGACACTTCAGATTTGGTTAACTTGACAAGAAAGTCGGGTACACGAACCAAGCACTCATAAAACCATATCTGAATAATATACGGAAATCCGCTTAATCTGTAAAAATAACCGTTGTTTTGGTAATCCTCTGAACTCACACCAACTAGCTTATGCTTTAAAGCACCTACTGTTTTTTCAAAGATATATCTGCCCCAAGGAAATTCATCAAATCTCTCACAGTCAATCAAATGTACAAGCTTCATCTCAACTCTAGTTTCAGGATGAGTAGATAATAGAAGACACTGAATCAAATATATCTTAGCAAACTTCACAGCGTCCTCATTATCATTTTCCCAACAACGAGACATAAACTTTTTCTCAATAACTCTTCTACTAACCTTAGATTCATCtttgaaatatttatcacaaaaaCTACTAGAATGGCAGAATTCAGCATAATCAGATTCATCCCCGAAACAACACAATCCAGTAAGAATAACAAACTCATACATACTAAATCTCATTTTCCTACTACAAATATCAAACCACAACTCTTTATCATCTGAAAAATAAACCTCCCTTAACATCAAAGAATGTATCAACTGATGTTGCATAAGAGCgctatcaaaatcaaaaaaaaaataccaaagcAATTATCCTTAAGCTTGACAAACTGATCCTTCGATAGAATTCTCCTAATATTTGCACAAACAGAAAATGAATATGGAACATTGACTTTTCCAAAAAAGTGCTTCCTTGGATCAACCACAAAGTCAAAATTCTGAAAATTAACAACAAAgcataattaaaaaacaatatacattataataaataacaatacataAATAGCAATTATATCATTTAAGGTtgataaaacagtttcaattacaaattaaaacagtttcaattaAAGTTGACAACATTATATAATTGCTGATACAGGTTATCCTGTTTTTAGGACAATTTCAAACAGTTGCTAAATCAGATTAATACAGTTGCAAACAGTTTCATATAGTTGCAAAcatattcatataatttcaaacagttttaaaatcacctaattataatttaaaaccatAATATCAACATAGAAAAATAAGGAATATCATAATAAAAACAGTTAGTTACCTTATTATTACTTGAAGGAACATCTTTATGAGCAAATAAGCGTCTTCGATTTGGTCTTCTA is part of the Mercurialis annua linkage group LG3, ddMerAnnu1.2, whole genome shotgun sequence genome and encodes:
- the LOC126674720 gene encoding uncharacterized protein LOC126674720; protein product: MQHQLIHSLMLREVYFSDDKELWFDICSRKMRFSMYEFVILTGLCCFGDESDYAEFCHSSSFCDKYFKDESKVSRRVIEKKFMSRCWENDNEDAVKFAKIYLIQCLLLSTHPETRVEMKLVHLIDCERFDEFPWGRYIFEKTVGALKHKLVGVSSEDYQNNGYFYRLSGFPYIIQIWFYECLVRVPDFLVKLTKSEVSPRMLRWKPNDVSDLKDVDYKLFKDSMMKVSMKNIEATEDEVSGLDFGGLGPQPDENELGFNDSVAAKNVIGEENVDGGGGVPIHNLVQSLCSKFFKDFKADIVRDLKAYVDSKFEVLKKDISSLEKRVDLIENLKFQTEDDEKTESDDDTIFVLKKKNDTKEHVEVTEFNKEADIQDDVQIEKNSRDGLADMSNEKVNFIFNTFINCCIHFDLNFPNTYEKEIDSITHEMINDQSEAVGDVNESTVAVVLEKVNDQTDVIGVENESTIDEALEKENVQTDSLGVVNESTVDVALEKVNVLEGDNASEKPLPATSSFLENLDGKYIDAAVTAAELQNLVDTASYVPKKVTKYQRKRKVNPSSVLKSPFKCFDTPEKIKNMGNVFRDHCPLTVENVGEKHNLDWEAEFYNWVEIDIVDLPTKNVKGKKKRKLVPTMSLGGECVSKKDFFYKLSESGCYLESDHIDILFGYLRKKCSILWNGYTVLGIAFDAFVQATYKSLLEGKEIGDWMLMERSKIILFWREWTLTTVASTSTIPYPLISTIVLL